A single window of Dermacentor albipictus isolate Rhodes 1998 colony chromosome 1, USDA_Dalb.pri_finalv2, whole genome shotgun sequence DNA harbors:
- the LOC135902436 gene encoding cuticle protein 65-like yields the protein MNALTAVLVLAVAYTANAGGYGLGYGGYGLGYGGYGHGGYGGYGLGYGGYGYGHAVAPVAVAAAPVAVAAPAYAKAVVPAQVTSAVTYRSDVYAPRLAKVAAAAPVAVAAPVAVAAPAVAVGYGHGYGGYGGYGGYGLGLGYGYGHGYGLGYGLGLGYGYAGKHYG from the exons atgaACGCC CTCACCGCCGTCCTCGTCCTCGCTGTCGCCTACACCGCCAACGCCGGTGGCTACGGCCTCGGCTATGGTGGCTACGGCCTCGGCTATGGTGGCTACGGCCACGGCGGCTATGGCGGATACGGCCTCGGCTATGGCGGATACGGCTACGGCCACGCCGTCGCCCCTGTGGCTGTTGCCGCTGCTCCCGTCGCTGTCGCTGCCCCCGCTTACGCCAAGGCTGTCGTGCCCGCCCAGGTGACCAGCGCTGTGACCTACAGGAGCGACGTCTACGCCCCACGTCTCGCTAAG GTCGCTGCCGCTGCTCCCGTCGCTGTCGCTGCTCCCGTCGCTGTCGCCGCCCCCGCTGTCGCCGTCGGCTACGGACACGGCTATGGTGGCTACGGAGGCTACGGTGGCTACGGACTCGGTCTTGGCTACGGTTACGGCCACGGCTACGGACTCGGCTACGGACTCGGTCTCGGATATGGCTACGCCGGCAAGCACTACGGTTAA